From the genome of Acidimicrobiales bacterium:
GAGTCGGGTTCGTCGTCGACGACGTGCTGCCGCCCTGGCGGCCCCGGTGCGTGACGATCAGGGGCCGGGCCGAGGCGATCGACACGACCGACGGGGACGGCCGGCGGGTGGCGCTCATCCGCATCACCCCCGAGAAGGTCGTCAGCTGGGGCGTGCCCGACGGCGACTGACCGCCGGGGCCCCTCGCCCGGGCGCTACGGCCCGAGGAGGTGCTGCGCGGCGAGGGCCAGGGCGTCGGCCCTCGTCCGCCCACCGTGGTCGGCGGCGATGAAGTGGCTGCCGATCCACAGCGAGAACGCCAGCAGGCAGCGCACCTCCACCTCGTCCTCGTCGGCGCAGAGCACCCCGAACAGCGACCGCATGTAGTCCATGCGCCGGTTGTCGACCCGGCGGAGGCGCTCGGCCACGGCCGGGTCGCGCCTCGCCCAGTCCCGCACGGCGAGGTCGATGCGCAGCAGCTCGTCGCTCGACGTGGCGAGCGCGTAGAGCCGCCGCAGCTTCCCCCTGGCGTCGCCGCCCTCGGCCTCGACCCGCTCGATGACCTCGTCGACGCTGACCCGCTCCCACGTGTCGAGCATCTCGGCGAGGAGGGTCGAGCGGTCATCGAACTGCCAGTAGAAGCCGCCCTTCGTCACCCCGAGCGCGCGGGCCAGCGCCTCGACCCGCACGGCGTCCGGCCCGCCGGCGGCGAGGGCCACGAGGCCCTCCTCGACCCACCGGTGCCGCGGGGTCCTGGCGTTGGCCACCGCCCATCTGTAGCGCGCCGGGCCAGGGTTGACGCGCCGCCGGAGCGGCCCTACGGTCGTATCCATACGCTCACGTATGGATACGAGGAGGTCGCGGATGGGGACCGTCCTGCCCCCGGGCCAGCGGGCCGTCGACGGGTTCCCCCGCTTCGGCACCCACCTCCACCGGCCGCCGCCCCCGGTCCCCGCCGAGCCGGTGATCGACATCGGCGGCGCCGTCCGGGAGCCGTCGTCGGTGCCGCTCGCCACGCTCGCCACCCTGCCCCGCCGCGAGCTCACCGCCGACTTCCACTGCGTGGCCGGGTGGTCGGCGACCGGCCTCCGGTGGGAGGGGGTGCCGTACGCCGAGTTCCACCGCGCGATCGTGGAGCCGTTGCTCGCCCCCGGCACCCACGTCACCCACCTGGTGTTCGCCGGCCTCGACGGCTACCGCTCCGCCGTCACCGTCGAGGACGCCCTGGACGAGGACGTGCTCCTCGCCGACCGCCTCGACGGTCGGCCCCTCGACGGCGACCACGGCGCGCCCGTCCGGCTCCTCAGCCCGAAGCAGTACGGCTTC
Proteins encoded in this window:
- a CDS encoding molybdopterin-dependent oxidoreductase, translated to MGTVLPPGQRAVDGFPRFGTHLHRPPPPVPAEPVIDIGGAVREPSSVPLATLATLPRRELTADFHCVAGWSATGLRWEGVPYAEFHRAIVEPLLAPGTHVTHLVFAGLDGYRSAVTVEDALDEDVLLADRLDGRPLDGDHGAPVRLLSPKQYGFVSTKHLCRVEVRTAEPAASYRRLPAVVRVGLRLATPHPRARVWEEERHRDLPAWAVRPVYRLLIAPIRSLSARSARSGRPVARR
- a CDS encoding helix-turn-helix domain-containing protein, whose amino-acid sequence is MANARTPRHRWVEEGLVALAAGGPDAVRVEALARALGVTKGGFYWQFDDRSTLLAEMLDTWERVSVDEVIERVEAEGGDARGKLRRLYALATSSDELLRIDLAVRDWARRDPAVAERLRRVDNRRMDYMRSLFGVLCADEDEVEVRCLLAFSLWIGSHFIAADHGGRTRADALALAAQHLLGP